The sequence GAAAAGAACACGGCGCTCATGCAAAACGAGGCGACCTCGGCGGAAACGATAACGGTTGCCACTGTGTTGAGATGGTTGATCCAGTTCATGGCTTGGTACCTCCTTGCGACGGCTCGCGCACGGCTACTGGCTCATCGCGATGTCCGTCGAACTGATGGTCGCGGGAAAACTGATCACCGACGGCACCGCGATCGTCGGTCCGGTGAAGCTCACTGACACGGATACCGGGCTACCGTGACTTCGCGGCATGGTCGTCGGTGACATCGAGACTTGAATCGTGCCCTGCTTGAGTGCGAGCGGCTCGGACTGTGAAACGAAAGCGAGGACGGTGTCGCTACTGTATCCGGGATTGGCAGCGGCGTAGCGGGCGCCCTGCTAGGCGAGCTGTTTCACCGCGATCCCGCGATTGAGCACGATGGAACCTTCGATCGCGGTGATGATCACCACCGCGACTCCCAGCACCGTGAACACCATCTCGACGTAGGACTGCCCGCCCTGGGTGCCCTGCAGACTGGTCTTCGCCGCCCTCAGAGCGCGCTACCATTTGCGAATCGGCGCAGGTAAAGGGCGGTTAAAAATCTGTAGTGTCTGGACATTCTTCTTCCTCCTGAAAACAACTGAGTATTCGGTTCATTGCGCATTACGATGCATACTTGGATTAGACTTTCGCCCGCTCCAATTCTCGCCAGATAGAGGAGCATAGGCCGTGCCAGCCAAGAATTGACTGTATATAGGCTGAAGAATGGGAAATAAGCGTTAAAAGGAGCGTGCTACTTTAAGTAGCATAGCGTAGCCGAGAGTAGCGAATCGTGCCCGCCGGATACGCCGCACGCGTCGAGAACCACACAGGCTGATCAAAATGTATCCGCCGAGCGTGTCTGTACACGCCTGGTACCTGCGCATAGGTAGCGATTCGTCCGTTCAGGACACGCTTCGTTTCCTGTCGGGCCTGCGAACGACCGAACTAGGCGAGCGCGTCCGCTGTCGACCTCGGGTCTCGTCTTTGTTTTGCCTCCGGCCGGGCCGGAAGCGGCGAAGCTGTAAGGAGGGTCAGCCCTTGGGGAGACCGAGGACGCGCTCGCCGATGATGTTGTGCTGGATCTCGTTGGTGCCGGCGGCGATCGTGCCTCGGCGCGCGGCGAGCAGCCGATGCGACCATTTGCCGTGGTCGATAGCGCCGGCGGCGCGGTACTCGAACTGGCCATAAGCGCCCAGCAGTTCCATCGCGAACGACTGGATTCGCAGGTTCAGGTCGGTGGTCCCCAGTTTCATGATCGAGCCTTCGGGGCCGGGCGGCAGTCCCTTGAGCTGGCGCGTCAACTGCCGATAGCTGGTGTACTTGAGCGCCTCCGCCTCGCACGCGAAGCGCGCGACTCGCTGGCGCACGTAGCTGTCGTTCCAGGCCGGGCGGCCGTTGCGCTCGACCTTCTTCGCCAGCGCGGCGAGCTGGCGCACCTCGACCATCATGTCCGTGCGGCCGCCATGAATCGTCCGCTCGAACATCATGTTGGTCATCGCGACCATCCAGCCCTGGTTCTTCTGTCCCACCAGGTTCGCCCTGGGCACGATGACGTCCTCGAAAAAAACCTGGTTGAAGCCGCTCTCGCCCGTCATCTGCACCAGCGGGCGCACGGTCACGCCGGGGCTCTTCATATCGATCAGCAGGTAGCTGAGGCCCTTGTGCTTGGGCAGCGTGGGATCGGTCCGGCAGAGCAGCGTGCTGAAGTCAGCGTGATGGGCGTTGGACGTCCACACCTTCGAGCCGTTGACGACGAAGTGATCGCCCTCGTCGACGGCGCGGGTTTCGACCGCGGCGAGGTCGGAGCCGTGGTTGGGCTCCGACAATCCCTGGCACCAGATTTCCTCGGCCGACGGAATTTTAGGAATGAAGCGCCGCTTCTGTTCGGGCGTGCCCCACTGCATCAGGGTCGGACCGACGCGCGCGATGCCCTGGAAGTTGACCGTGGGCGGCGCCTTGGCGCGGTCGAGTTCCTGCGAATAGACGATCTGCTGGAGGAGGGTCGCGCCGCGCCCACCGTACTCCTTCGGCCAGTGGATACACATCCAGCCGCCGTCGTAGAGCTTACGATGCCATCGGCGGCGGCGCTCGAACTCGTCCCTGGTTTCGGGATCGTGCAGTTCGCCCTCGTCGTGCCAGTCGCGCGGCAGGTTTTCTTCCAGCCAGGCTCTGAACTCGCGGCGAAGCGCCTCGTCCTCGTCGCTGAACTTGAAATCCATCGCTACGCCTCCGCAACGCTCTCCGCGCAATCCGCTGCCGCGGCGACTGTAGCACAGCGGCGCCGTCGCAGATTACGGCCGCGCGGAGCCGCGTCGCTTGTCGGATCGCTTTGCGGTTGGCTAGTGTCAGAACCCGAAACTCAAGTCCGGCGCGAGGGTTCAGGGCGATGGAACAGGAACTGGCAGGCAAGGTCGCGATCGTCACCGGCGCGGGACGGATGCGCAGCATCGGCCGCCCGATCGCGAAGCGGCTCGCGCAGGCGGGCGCGGCGATCGTGATCAGCGGAACCGGGCGTCCGCCCGAGCGCTATCCCGACGACGAGAAGGCGGCCGGATGGCGCGATATCGACAGCGTCGCCGAAGAGATCCGGCAGGCGGGCGGACGCTGCCTGGCGCTGGTCTCGGACATCGCCGACCCGCGCGCGGTTGACGCGCTGGTCGAGCGCACCGTCGCCGAGTTCGGCCGCGTCGACATCCTGATCAACAACGCGAGTGCCGCCCGCGGCGAGGACCGCGTCGCCGCGATCGAGGTCAAGTACGACGTGTGGAAGAAGGTGATGGTGACCAACGTGGACGGGACGTTCCTGATGTCGTGTGCGGCGGCGCGCGGGATGATCGCACAGGGCCACGGCGGCAGCATCGTCAACATCTCCTCGATCGCAAGCAAGATCGCGGCGGCCAGGTCGGCCGCCTACGCCGCCTCCAAGGCCGCGGTCAACGCGCTCAGCCGCTCGATGGCGCTCGACCTGGCGCCCAACGGCATCCGCGTCAACGCGATCTGTCCCGGCCTAATCGACACTTTCCGCCTCGACGACCTCGGCCGCGGCGAGAGCTGGGAGAAACTGGTCAAGAGTTTCATTCCGCTGGGTTACGCGGGCGACGGCACCGAGTGCGCGGAACTGGTGCTGTTCCTGGTGAGTGATCGCGGCAAGTGGATCACGGGCCAGGCGATGAATATCGACGGCGGATCGATTTGGGGATAGCCGATGAGCTCTGACGTCGTCCTTTACGAGTCAAAGGAAAGCATCGCGACGATCACGCTGAATCGCCCGGACAAGCTCAATGCGCTGTCCAACGCGCTGGTCGGCGAACTGCGCGACGCGCTGATCCATTTCGAAAAGAGCGATGATCGCGTCGCGGTCCTGACCGGCGCGGGCGAGCGCGCCTTTTCCGCCGGCGCCGATCTCCGCGATCCTCCGCGCGACCCGGAGCTATGGGAATGCATGCCGGGGGTCGGAGTGCCGCTCAGCAAGCCGATCATCGCGTCGGTCGCGGGCCATTGCGTCGGCGGCGGCGTATGCCTGGTCGAGTTCTGCACACTGGCGGTGGCCGCCGACAACGCGGATTTCTCCTATCCCGAGGCGCAACTGGGCTTCTGCGGCGGCCTGATCGCCGGCCTCGCCGTGCGAATTCCGTACAAGGTCGCGATGGAGCTGATGCTGACCGGCGCGCACATGAAGGCCGCGCGGGCCTACGAAGTCGGGATGGTCAACGCCGTGGTGCCGCTTGCGGAGCGGATGGAAGCCGCCTACGGCTACGCGCGCAGGCTCGCAGAGAGCGCGCCGCTGGTGCTGGGACTGCTCGAGACCTTCACCCGCGACATGCTCTTGCCGCGCGGCCCGTCGGAAATGTCCGCGATCGCGCGGCGGTATCTGCTGCGCGTCGCGCACTCCGAGGACGCGAGGGAGGGCGCGCGGTCGTTCGCCGAAAAGCGCAAACCGCGCTTTACCGGCCGCTAGCCGAGAACCTCCACGTTGCGGCAAACCGGCCGCTGTGACTATCGTCTCTGATGGGGAACGTCAGGGCCGCCGCCAATCCATCCTCGCCGTCCCCCGATTCGGCGCACGCCGAAATGGAGACTATCCGATGAAAGTCGTTGTGGATCACAATCTTTGCGAGGGTAACGGGCGCTGCGTCGAAGTCGCGCCCCAGGTCTTCGAGCTTCGCGACGACGATCGCAGCTACGTGCTGCTCGAAAATCTGCCGCAGGATCTGCGCGCCAAGGCAGAGCTCGCGACGACGCTCTGTCCGCGCCAGGCTATCCGCCTGGTCGAGGATTAACCCGCCATGGCAGCACTGACCCTCGAAACGCTCGACATCGTCGATCCCGACCTTTACGTCCAGCGCGGCTATCCGTTCGAGGAGTGGGCGCTGCTCCGCAAGGAAGCGCCGGTCTTCCGCTACGAGCGGCCCGCGGTGGAGCCCTTCTGGGCCATCACCAAACACACCGATTTGGTCAACGTCTCGCGCCAGCCCGAATTGTTCAGAAGCCGCCAGATTCTGTTCGTCACCAAGGACGAACCCGGGTCGCCGCTGCCCGAAGAGCCGGTGCTGCGCCAGCTGCTCAATATGAATCCGCCCGAGCACGGGGAATTGCGCCGGGTGGTCAATCAGCGCTTCACGCCGCGTGCGGTGCAGCAACTGAAGGATCAGATCGAAAAGATCACGACCGAGACGCTCGACGGCCTCGTGGGGCGCGAGGAATGCGACTTCGTGACCGAGGTTTCGGCCAAGCTTCCGCTCGCGGTGATCGCCGAGATGTTCGGCATCCCGCGCGAAGACTGGGCGATGATGTTTCGGCTGAGCAACGCGATGATCGGGCCGGCGGATCCGGAGTACGGCGGCAGCGCTACGATCAAGGAAAACCTCGAACGCGCGCGGATGGAATTTTTCCAGTATTTCAGCCAGCTCTGCGAGGAGCGGAAGAAAAGCCCGCGCAACGACCTCGCAAGCGCCCTGGCCAACGGCAAGGCCTTCGGCGAGCCGCTGCCGCCCTTCGAGCTCCTGTCCTATTTCGCGCTGCTCATCATCGCGGGCAACGAGACCACGCGCAACGCGACCACCGGCGGGCTGCACGCCCTGATAAGCCATCC is a genomic window of Candidatus Binataceae bacterium containing:
- a CDS encoding acyl-CoA dehydrogenase family protein, which codes for MDFKFSDEDEALRREFRAWLEENLPRDWHDEGELHDPETRDEFERRRRWHRKLYDGGWMCIHWPKEYGGRGATLLQQIVYSQELDRAKAPPTVNFQGIARVGPTLMQWGTPEQKRRFIPKIPSAEEIWCQGLSEPNHGSDLAAVETRAVDEGDHFVVNGSKVWTSNAHHADFSTLLCRTDPTLPKHKGLSYLLIDMKSPGVTVRPLVQMTGESGFNQVFFEDVIVPRANLVGQKNQGWMVAMTNMMFERTIHGGRTDMMVEVRQLAALAKKVERNGRPAWNDSYVRQRVARFACEAEALKYTSYRQLTRQLKGLPPGPEGSIMKLGTTDLNLRIQSFAMELLGAYGQFEYRAAGAIDHGKWSHRLLAARRGTIAAGTNEIQHNIIGERVLGLPKG
- a CDS encoding ferredoxin gives rise to the protein MKVVVDHNLCEGNGRCVEVAPQVFELRDDDRSYVLLENLPQDLRAKAELATTLCPRQAIRLVED
- a CDS encoding cytochrome P450, whose protein sequence is MAALTLETLDIVDPDLYVQRGYPFEEWALLRKEAPVFRYERPAVEPFWAITKHTDLVNVSRQPELFRSRQILFVTKDEPGSPLPEEPVLRQLLNMNPPEHGELRRVVNQRFTPRAVQQLKDQIEKITTETLDGLVGREECDFVTEVSAKLPLAVIAEMFGIPREDWAMMFRLSNAMIGPADPEYGGSATIKENLERARMEFFQYFSQLCEERKKSPRNDLASALANGKAFGEPLPPFELLSYFALLIIAGNETTRNATTGGLHALISHPDQWKRLRKDPSLAPKATEEIVRWTSPVIQFTRTATADTVLHDQQLREGDVLALFYPSAARDEDVFERPDTFDIGRYPNPHVSFGIGEHFCLGANLARLELQVMFRQLAERMEFVELAGPTQRMRSSFVGGIKHMPIRYRIRPRA
- a CDS encoding SDR family NAD(P)-dependent oxidoreductase; this encodes MEQELAGKVAIVTGAGRMRSIGRPIAKRLAQAGAAIVISGTGRPPERYPDDEKAAGWRDIDSVAEEIRQAGGRCLALVSDIADPRAVDALVERTVAEFGRVDILINNASAARGEDRVAAIEVKYDVWKKVMVTNVDGTFLMSCAAARGMIAQGHGGSIVNISSIASKIAAARSAAYAASKAAVNALSRSMALDLAPNGIRVNAICPGLIDTFRLDDLGRGESWEKLVKSFIPLGYAGDGTECAELVLFLVSDRGKWITGQAMNIDGGSIWG
- a CDS encoding enoyl-CoA hydratase-related protein, which translates into the protein MSSDVVLYESKESIATITLNRPDKLNALSNALVGELRDALIHFEKSDDRVAVLTGAGERAFSAGADLRDPPRDPELWECMPGVGVPLSKPIIASVAGHCVGGGVCLVEFCTLAVAADNADFSYPEAQLGFCGGLIAGLAVRIPYKVAMELMLTGAHMKAARAYEVGMVNAVVPLAERMEAAYGYARRLAESAPLVLGLLETFTRDMLLPRGPSEMSAIARRYLLRVAHSEDAREGARSFAEKRKPRFTGR